The Xanthomonas sp. CFBP 8443 genome has a window encoding:
- the pheA gene encoding prephenate dehydratase, giving the protein MAAKPKKSPAADAQPTKPAKPKSSGAAKPAAAAPALADVRAKIDQIDRTIQALIAERAQFAHQVGKAKGKLAAAVDYYRPEREAQVLRMVVDRNQGPLSDEVLVHVFREIMSACLAQQEPLKIGYLGPEGTFSQQAVLKHFGRSAVGLPMATIEEVFQEVESGNADFGVVPVENSGQGTIQVTLDMFLTSNLKICGETELRVHQYLLSRTGRLDAIERIYAHPQSFAQTAGWLRAHLPKVEKIPVSSNAEGARRARNAEDAAAIGGESAAHVYALKKVIMKSIEDDDDNTTRFLVIGRQIFPPSGHDRTSVLVFIHDKPGALFDVLSPFARHGISMNRIESRPSHQAKWEYGFFIDLAGHVEDEAMKQALAELKAHSAQIKVLGSYPVAVP; this is encoded by the coding sequence ATGGCCGCAAAGCCGAAGAAATCCCCAGCCGCAGATGCGCAGCCGACCAAGCCGGCCAAGCCGAAATCCAGCGGCGCCGCCAAGCCCGCGGCCGCCGCGCCCGCGCTGGCCGATGTGCGCGCCAAGATCGACCAGATCGACCGCACCATCCAGGCGCTGATCGCCGAGCGCGCGCAGTTCGCGCACCAGGTCGGCAAGGCCAAGGGCAAGCTCGCCGCGGCGGTGGACTACTACCGTCCCGAGCGCGAGGCGCAGGTGCTGCGGATGGTGGTGGACCGCAACCAGGGCCCGCTCAGCGACGAAGTGCTGGTGCACGTGTTCCGCGAGATCATGTCCGCCTGCCTGGCGCAGCAGGAGCCGCTGAAGATCGGCTATCTCGGCCCGGAAGGCACCTTCAGTCAGCAGGCGGTGCTCAAGCACTTCGGCCGCTCGGCGGTGGGCCTGCCGATGGCGACGATCGAGGAGGTGTTCCAGGAAGTGGAGAGCGGCAACGCCGATTTCGGCGTGGTGCCGGTGGAGAACTCCGGGCAAGGCACGATCCAGGTGACCCTGGACATGTTCCTGACCTCGAACCTGAAGATCTGCGGCGAGACCGAGCTGCGCGTGCACCAGTACCTGCTGTCGCGCACCGGCCGGCTCGATGCGATCGAGCGGATCTATGCGCATCCGCAGTCGTTCGCTCAGACCGCGGGCTGGCTGCGCGCGCATCTGCCGAAGGTGGAGAAGATCCCGGTATCGAGCAATGCGGAGGGCGCGCGGCGCGCGCGCAATGCGGAGGATGCGGCGGCGATCGGCGGGGAGAGCGCGGCGCATGTGTATGCGCTGAAGAAGGTGATCATGAAGTCGATCGAGGACGACGACGACAACACGACGCGCTTCCTGGTGATCGGCCGGCAGATCTTTCCGCCGTCGGGGCACGATCGGACGTCGGTGCTGGTGTTCATCCACGACAAGCCGGGTGCGCTGTTCGATGTGCTCAGTCCGTTCGCGCGGCATGGGATCAGCATGAACCGGATCGAGTCGCGGCCTTCGCATCAGGCGAAGTGGGAGTATGGGTTCTTCATCGATCTGGCCGGGCATGTGGAGGACGAGGCGATGAAGCAGGCGTTGGCGGAGTTGAAGGCGCATTCGGCGCAGATCAAGGTGTTGGGGTCTTATCCGGTGGCGGT
- the serC gene encoding 3-phosphoserine/phosphohydroxythreonine transaminase, with product MTRAFNFSAGPAALPESVLRQAQAEMLEWNGVGASIVELSHRGAEFMAVAAEAEADLRRLIGISDDYAVLFLSGGATTQQALLALNFAAPGQTVDYVVTGHWGKTAIKQVAPYANVHIAASSEAGGFHDIPPRASWQLNADAAYVHITANETIHGVEFRDAPDVGAVPLFADFSSSIAAEPIDVSRYAVIYAGAQKNLGPVGVAVVIIRKDLLQRSGQPRADIFDYRSHAARDSMLNTPPTWNWYLAGLVFKWMLAEGGVEEFARRNQAKSALVYATIDGSGGFYRNEVMADARSRMNIPFFLPDDTLTARFVAESKAAGLLALKGHKAVGGIRASLYNAMPVAGAQALVAFMRDFQQRNG from the coding sequence ATGACGCGCGCGTTCAATTTCAGTGCCGGCCCCGCTGCATTGCCGGAATCGGTCCTGCGCCAGGCGCAGGCGGAGATGTTGGAGTGGAACGGCGTGGGCGCCTCGATCGTGGAGTTGAGCCACCGCGGCGCCGAGTTCATGGCGGTGGCCGCCGAAGCCGAAGCCGACCTGCGGCGCCTGATCGGCATTTCCGACGACTATGCGGTGCTGTTCCTGTCCGGCGGCGCCACCACCCAGCAGGCGCTGCTGGCGCTGAATTTCGCCGCGCCCGGGCAGACCGTGGACTATGTGGTGACCGGGCACTGGGGCAAGACCGCGATCAAGCAGGTCGCCCCATACGCCAACGTGCACATCGCCGCCAGCAGCGAAGCCGGCGGCTTCCATGACATCCCGCCGCGCGCCAGCTGGCAGCTCAACGCCGATGCCGCTTACGTGCACATCACCGCCAACGAGACCATCCACGGCGTCGAGTTCCGCGACGCGCCGGACGTGGGCGCGGTGCCGCTGTTCGCCGACTTCAGTTCCAGCATCGCCGCCGAGCCGATCGACGTGTCCAGGTACGCGGTGATCTACGCCGGCGCGCAGAAGAACCTGGGGCCGGTCGGGGTGGCGGTGGTCATCATCCGCAAGGACCTGTTGCAGCGCAGCGGCCAGCCGCGCGCGGACATCTTCGACTACCGCTCGCACGCCGCGCGCGATTCGATGCTCAACACGCCGCCGACCTGGAACTGGTACCTGGCCGGGTTGGTGTTCAAGTGGATGCTGGCCGAGGGCGGGGTGGAGGAGTTCGCGCGCCGCAACCAGGCCAAGTCGGCGCTGGTGTACGCGACGATCGACGGCTCCGGCGGCTTCTACCGCAACGAGGTGATGGCCGATGCGCGCTCGCGGATGAACATCCCGTTCTTCCTGCCGGACGACACCCTCACCGCGCGCTTCGTCGCCGAGTCCAAGGCGGCCGGACTGCTGGCGCTGAAGGGCCACAAGGCGGTCGGCGGCATCCGCGCTTCGCTGTACAACGCGATGCCGGTGGCCGGCGCGCAGGCGCTGGTCGCGTTCATGCGCGACTTCCAGCAACGCAACGGCTGA
- the msrP gene encoding protein-methionine-sulfoxide reductase catalytic subunit MsrP gives MSLRDALNIPSREITDEAVYRDRRRLLQALALLPTIGLAGCADAEPPAPPKTVVTPEQARSGFRTSEELTRYEDVTSYNNFYEFGTDKTDPSKAAKTLRTAPWSVKVSGECDKPGTLALDDLLKGNTPEERIYRLRCVEGWSMVIPWLGVPLAAVLKRFAPTSKAKYVAFTTLADPQQMPGIRYRSIDWPYKEGLRIDEAMNPLTLLATGLYGKPLPQQNGAPLRLVVPWKYGFKSIKSIVEIRFVERMPETAWHELQASEYGFFSNVNPAVDHPRWSQKTERRIAGKASKLFAERIPTRPFNGYAEQVAGMYAGMDLKKWY, from the coding sequence ATGTCGTTGCGCGATGCACTCAACATTCCCAGCCGCGAGATCACCGACGAGGCGGTCTACCGCGACCGGCGGCGCCTGCTGCAGGCCCTGGCACTGTTGCCGACGATCGGCCTGGCCGGCTGCGCCGACGCCGAACCGCCGGCCCCGCCGAAGACCGTGGTGACCCCGGAACAGGCACGCAGCGGCTTCCGCACCAGCGAAGAACTGACCCGCTACGAGGACGTCACCAGCTACAACAATTTCTACGAATTCGGCACCGACAAGACTGATCCGTCGAAGGCGGCCAAGACCCTGCGCACCGCGCCGTGGTCGGTGAAGGTGTCCGGCGAATGCGACAAGCCCGGCACGCTGGCGCTGGACGACCTGCTCAAGGGCAACACGCCGGAGGAACGCATCTACCGGCTGCGCTGCGTGGAGGGCTGGTCGATGGTGATCCCGTGGCTGGGCGTGCCGCTGGCCGCGGTGCTCAAGCGCTTCGCCCCGACCTCCAAGGCCAAGTACGTCGCCTTCACCACGCTGGCCGACCCGCAGCAGATGCCCGGCATCCGCTACCGCTCGATCGACTGGCCGTACAAGGAGGGCCTGCGCATCGACGAGGCGATGAACCCGCTGACCCTGCTCGCCACCGGCCTGTACGGCAAGCCGCTGCCGCAGCAGAACGGCGCGCCGCTGCGGCTGGTGGTGCCGTGGAAGTACGGCTTCAAGAGCATCAAGTCGATCGTCGAGATCCGCTTCGTCGAGCGCATGCCGGAAACCGCCTGGCACGAACTGCAGGCGTCCGAGTACGGCTTCTTCTCTAACGTCAATCCGGCGGTGGACCATCCGCGCTGGAGCCAGAAGACCGAACGGCGCATCGCCGGCAAGGCCAGCAAGCTGTTCGCCGAACGCATCCCGACCCGCCCGTTCAATGGCTATGCGGAGCAGGTGGCGGGGATGTATGCGGGGATGGATCTGAAGAAATGGTATTGA
- the msrQ gene encoding protein-methionine-sulfoxide reductase heme-binding subunit MsrQ, translating to MAVKSGSAGLIAAKGVVHALALAPLAFLGWQFWQVWQAGSDALGADPVAEIEHRTGLWALRLLLLTLAITPLRQLTGQSVLLRFRRMLGLYAFFYACVHLGVYLGLDLRGYWAQIFEEIVKRPYITVGFTAWLLLIPLAITSTQGWMRRLKRNWGKLHKAIYAIGVLAVLHFWWLVKSDIREPLLYAAILALLLGWRVWRALSARRTTAAR from the coding sequence ATGGCCGTGAAGTCCGGTTCGGCTGGCTTGATCGCGGCCAAGGGCGTGGTCCATGCGCTGGCGTTGGCGCCGCTGGCGTTCCTGGGTTGGCAGTTCTGGCAGGTGTGGCAGGCCGGCAGCGATGCGCTCGGCGCCGATCCGGTGGCCGAGATCGAGCACCGCACCGGGCTGTGGGCGCTGCGCCTGTTGCTGCTGACCCTGGCGATCACGCCATTGCGGCAGTTGACCGGGCAGTCGGTGCTGCTGCGCTTCCGGCGCATGCTCGGGCTGTACGCGTTCTTCTATGCCTGCGTGCACCTGGGCGTGTACCTGGGCCTAGACCTGCGCGGCTACTGGGCGCAGATCTTCGAGGAGATCGTCAAGCGCCCCTACATCACCGTCGGCTTCACCGCCTGGCTGCTGCTGATCCCGCTGGCGATCACCTCCACCCAGGGCTGGATGCGCCGGCTCAAGCGCAACTGGGGCAAGCTGCACAAGGCGATCTACGCGATCGGCGTGCTGGCGGTGCTGCACTTCTGGTGGCTGGTGAAGTCGGACATCCGCGAACCGCTGCTGTACGCGGCGATCCTGGCGCTGCTGCTGGGCTGGCGAGTCTGGCGGGCGCTTAGCGCGCGCCGAACCACAGCAGCCCGCTGA
- a CDS encoding FHA domain-containing protein — protein MPDLQVHFSNRQQPDRPLRAGVHRIVRQASGHVRVVDDTQGALLLAQFCLDRRGLWLQVANGARGIHVNGRPVRRMALLRAGDAVYADGVEMVVQGVCEPLQRLPDVAEGEGDDPRLVLRGVGGQHHGRSYTLDRVRSIGRLRDCDICIDDPAFAERHARLERHGERVLLRGLGDAQTQVNGNAVRDCWLQPGDQLVFDAQHRFVLEVPQAAAGEPLKHDPASGPPAAAPETAPRTATALRWPWLLLSALLLAAALSGLLWFGAR, from the coding sequence GTGCCCGACCTGCAAGTCCATTTCAGCAACCGCCAGCAACCCGACCGGCCCCTGCGCGCGGGCGTGCACCGCATCGTGCGGCAGGCGTCCGGGCATGTGCGCGTGGTCGACGACACACAGGGCGCGCTGCTGCTGGCGCAGTTCTGCCTGGACCGGCGCGGGCTGTGGCTGCAGGTGGCCAACGGCGCTCGCGGCATCCATGTGAACGGACGTCCGGTGCGGCGCATGGCGCTGTTGCGCGCCGGCGATGCGGTCTATGCCGATGGCGTGGAAATGGTGGTGCAGGGCGTATGCGAGCCGTTGCAGCGGCTGCCCGACGTGGCGGAGGGCGAGGGCGACGATCCGCGGCTGGTGCTGCGCGGCGTCGGCGGCCAGCACCATGGCCGCAGCTACACCCTGGACCGGGTGCGCAGCATCGGCCGCCTGCGCGACTGCGACATCTGCATCGACGATCCGGCCTTCGCCGAGCGCCACGCGCGCCTGGAGCGGCATGGCGAGCGCGTGCTGCTGCGCGGGCTCGGCGATGCGCAGACCCAGGTCAACGGCAATGCGGTACGCGATTGCTGGCTGCAGCCGGGCGACCAATTGGTGTTCGACGCGCAGCACCGCTTCGTGCTGGAAGTGCCGCAGGCCGCGGCCGGCGAGCCGCTGAAGCACGATCCGGCGAGCGGTCCGCCCGCCGCAGCGCCGGAAACCGCGCCACGCACGGCCACCGCGTTGCGCTGGCCGTGGCTGCTGCTCAGCGCCCTGCTGCTGGCGGCCGCGCTCAGCGGGCTGCTGTGGTTCGGCGCGCGCTAA
- a CDS encoding polyhydroxyalkanoic acid system family protein codes for MSSIDIRHDHDKTPAQARKAIETAAKKLSERFDLESRWDGDALLFSRSGVDGRIELLPKQVHVTAELGFLLSALKGTVESEIRRVLAEKLG; via the coding sequence ATGTCCAGCATCGACATCCGCCACGACCACGACAAGACCCCTGCGCAGGCGCGCAAGGCGATCGAAACCGCCGCCAAGAAGCTGTCCGAACGTTTCGACCTGGAATCGCGCTGGGACGGCGACGCGCTGCTGTTCTCGCGCTCCGGCGTGGACGGGCGCATCGAGCTGCTGCCCAAGCAGGTGCACGTCACCGCCGAACTGGGCTTCCTGCTGTCGGCGCTGAAGGGCACGGTGGAAAGCGAGATCCGCCGCGTGCTGGCCGAGAAGCTGGGCTGA
- a CDS encoding patatin-like phospholipase family protein has protein sequence MLSLHSASPRPRSHGRIGLAIAGGGPIGGMYGLGALRALDDALDGLDLTRLDCYVGVSSGAFLTAGLANRISSAEICRIFVTGNSDDAHFRPEDFLRPNVYEYLRRAATLPKLAYGWWHDLLTEPRKTRWSDLITRFGGLVPSGLFDNAGVERFMQDVFSRRGRSNDFRTLDADLFVVAVDLDSGRTVRFGEPGLDQVPISLAVQASAALPGLYPPVEIGGHHYVDGALRRTMHASTLLERGIDLMIGINPLVPYDATHAPRRNGQIDRARLLSGGLPAVLSQTFRTLLQSRMQVGLEKYARQYPRVDQLVFEPNADNSELFFTNLFSYAARHRVCQLAYRNTLADLRRNAEVLEPMLAAHGIALRHQILNDRHRTFTDGVDVQPRRMTETTARLRRALDDVDQVIAKRRATRRTRRPSPPAD, from the coding sequence ATGCTTTCCCTCCACAGCGCCTCGCCACGCCCTCGCTCCCATGGCCGCATCGGCCTGGCCATCGCCGGCGGCGGCCCGATCGGCGGCATGTACGGACTCGGCGCGCTGCGCGCGCTGGACGATGCCCTGGACGGGCTCGATCTGACCCGGCTGGACTGCTACGTCGGGGTCAGTTCCGGCGCGTTCCTGACCGCCGGGCTGGCCAATCGCATCAGCAGCGCCGAGATCTGCCGGATCTTCGTCACCGGCAACAGCGACGATGCGCATTTCCGGCCCGAGGATTTCCTGCGTCCCAACGTCTACGAATACCTGCGCCGCGCCGCGACCCTGCCCAAGCTCGCCTATGGCTGGTGGCACGACCTGCTGACCGAGCCGCGCAAGACCCGCTGGTCGGACCTGATCACCCGCTTCGGCGGCCTGGTGCCGAGCGGGCTGTTCGACAACGCCGGGGTCGAACGCTTCATGCAGGACGTGTTCAGCCGACGCGGCCGCAGCAACGATTTCCGCACGCTGGACGCGGACCTGTTCGTGGTCGCGGTGGACCTGGACAGCGGCCGCACCGTGCGCTTCGGCGAGCCGGGCCTGGACCAGGTGCCGATCTCGCTGGCGGTGCAGGCCAGTGCCGCGCTGCCGGGGCTGTACCCGCCGGTGGAAATCGGCGGCCACCACTACGTCGACGGCGCGCTGCGGCGCACGATGCATGCCTCCACGCTGCTGGAGCGCGGCATTGACCTGATGATCGGGATCAACCCGCTGGTGCCCTACGACGCCACCCACGCGCCGCGCCGCAACGGCCAGATCGACCGCGCGCGCCTGCTCAGCGGCGGCCTGCCGGCGGTGCTGTCGCAGACCTTCCGCACCCTGCTGCAATCGCGCATGCAGGTCGGCCTGGAGAAGTACGCGCGGCAATACCCGCGGGTGGACCAGTTGGTGTTCGAGCCCAATGCCGACAACAGCGAACTGTTCTTCACCAATCTGTTCAGCTATGCCGCGCGCCACCGCGTCTGCCAGCTGGCCTACCGCAACACCCTGGCCGACCTGCGCCGCAACGCCGAAGTGCTTGAGCCGATGCTGGCCGCGCACGGCATCGCCCTGCGCCACCAGATCCTCAACGATCGCCATCGCACCTTCACCGACGGCGTGGACGTGCAGCCGCGGCGCATGACCGAGACCACCGCGCGCCTGCGCCGCGCGCTCGACGACGTCGACCAGGTCATCGCCAAGCGCCGCGCCACCCGCCGCACGCGGCGCCCATCGCCGCCCGCCGACTGA
- a CDS encoding phasin family protein — translation MATLKKSARKKKTATSDEGLQAQAEKLSKRLGESAQQVWLAGVGAFGRAQAEGGKLFETLVKEGLTLEQSTRKLAGGGVEAVRDVVENRVGQARERAADTWDRLEKVFEDRVQRALRRLEVPSREDLGTLVERVDALNAELRNLGGGRSARKAQTKAPTAKKAAKTAAPKPRAAKQPAPARRRAGPVVASAAPAPKRASRKRAGAPAASE, via the coding sequence ATGGCCACCCTGAAGAAGTCCGCACGCAAGAAGAAAACCGCCACGAGCGACGAGGGCCTGCAGGCGCAGGCGGAAAAGCTGTCCAAGCGCCTGGGCGAATCGGCGCAGCAGGTGTGGTTGGCCGGCGTCGGCGCGTTCGGCCGCGCCCAGGCCGAAGGCGGCAAGCTGTTCGAGACCCTGGTGAAGGAAGGCCTGACCCTGGAACAGAGCACGCGCAAGCTGGCCGGCGGCGGCGTGGAGGCGGTGCGCGATGTCGTGGAGAACCGGGTCGGCCAGGCGCGCGAACGCGCCGCCGATACCTGGGACCGGCTGGAAAAGGTGTTCGAGGACCGGGTGCAGCGCGCATTGCGTCGGCTGGAAGTGCCCAGCCGCGAAGACCTCGGCACGCTGGTCGAGCGCGTCGACGCCCTGAACGCCGAACTGCGCAACCTCGGCGGCGGTCGCAGCGCACGCAAGGCCCAGACCAAGGCGCCAACGGCCAAGAAAGCGGCGAAGACCGCCGCACCCAAGCCCCGTGCGGCCAAGCAGCCGGCACCGGCACGGCGCCGCGCCGGTCCGGTCGTCGCCAGCGCCGCCCCCGCGCCGAAACGCGCCAGCCGCAAGCGCGCGGGGGCACCTGCGGCGTCCGAATGA
- a CDS encoding restriction endonuclease, producing MVSWIVATVLAVGAWLAATLYLWLVRRRENETTAGLHALAGLHWRDFSRMVRRAMREQRDLHDAVDEDAALEPQSDFVMTRGDARWLLSCKHGRAYRIGSAAVNELGAAARLMGAQGGILVTEGKVQRDGIAAADKQSVEILDGRRIWPMLKRYLPSELEDGVIGASRRRAQRHTAIAALAALTLGLLVGLGGLALQQRNADAASSAALPAPGTTPAPTAPAAPAPAAATSAAPKPTPVAAPGAAPTAATHPTSAAEAAPSAAEPDAATEAGHRRAISKAMARTPGVIRGIWQTQMTLVIDRSGDDAQVLPLICKEVERYPALRTVRIQLNPRPGHDEPVRWRQCRTF from the coding sequence ATGGTTTCCTGGATAGTGGCAACGGTCTTGGCAGTCGGAGCATGGCTCGCTGCCACGCTCTACCTGTGGCTGGTCCGCCGCCGCGAGAACGAAACCACCGCCGGACTGCACGCCCTGGCCGGACTGCATTGGCGCGACTTTTCGCGCATGGTGCGGCGCGCGATGCGCGAGCAACGCGACCTGCACGACGCGGTCGACGAAGATGCGGCGCTGGAACCGCAAAGCGATTTCGTGATGACCCGCGGCGACGCCCGCTGGCTGCTGTCGTGCAAGCACGGCCGCGCCTACCGTATCGGCTCGGCCGCGGTCAACGAACTGGGCGCGGCGGCGCGGCTGATGGGCGCGCAGGGCGGCATCCTGGTCACCGAGGGCAAAGTGCAGCGCGACGGCATCGCCGCCGCCGACAAGCAGTCGGTGGAGATCCTCGACGGCCGCCGCATCTGGCCGATGCTCAAGCGCTACCTGCCCAGCGAACTGGAGGACGGCGTGATCGGCGCTTCCCGCCGGCGCGCGCAGCGGCATACCGCCATCGCCGCCCTGGCCGCGCTGACCCTGGGCCTGCTGGTCGGACTGGGCGGGCTGGCGCTGCAGCAGCGCAACGCCGATGCCGCGTCCAGCGCCGCCCTGCCCGCGCCTGGCACCACCCCGGCTCCTACCGCTCCTGCAGCGCCCGCGCCTGCTGCGGCCACGTCCGCCGCGCCCAAGCCGACACCGGTCGCCGCGCCAGGCGCTGCGCCGACCGCCGCAACCCACCCCACCTCAGCGGCCGAGGCCGCGCCGTCGGCCGCAGAACCCGACGCCGCCACCGAAGCCGGCCATCGCCGGGCGATCTCCAAGGCCATGGCCAGGACACCCGGGGTGATCCGCGGCATCTGGCAGACCCAGATGACGCTGGTGATCGACCGCAGCGGCGACGACGCACAGGTGCTGCCGCTGATCTGCAAGGAAGTGGAACGCTATCCCGCGCTGCGCACCGTGCGCATCCAGCTCAATCCGCGTCCCGGCCACGACGAGCCGGTCCGCTGGCGGCAATGTAGAACGTTCTGA
- a CDS encoding SDR family oxidoreductase — protein sequence MTYFVTGATGFIGRYLMANLMRRKGLIHVLVRKESQRKFDALVREQGWDAKRLVVLHGDVGAECCGLDEAQRQALRGKVKHFFHLAALYDLTAKAEAQRVANLDGTRNALELAAQLDAGIFHHTSSIAVAGLYPGIFREDMFEEAEGLDDPYLRTKHDAEALVRAETRIKWRIYRPGMVVGDSRTGAIDKIDGPYYFFPLIKKLRQLLPPWAPMLGIEGGRINLVPVDFVADAMDHIAHKPKLDGHTFHLTDPEPLRVGEVLNVFCRAGHAPEMTLRVDARMFAFVPSGIRAALGGLPPIRRFTGMLLRDFRIPREVLKFITYPTRFDSRETERALKGSGIAVPRLEDYAWRLWDHWERHLDPDLFVDRTLKGKVRGKVVLITGGSSGIGLATAQRVAEAGATTIIVARGEQELFAARDAMNAKGGKVFAYTADLSDLAGCDALLKTVLEAHGHVDVLINNAGRSIRRSIELSYDRFHDFERTMQLNYFGSLRLIMGVLPGMTGRRKGHIINVSSIGVLANSPRFSAYVASKAALDAWSRCAQGELSGKGISFTTVNMPLVKTPMIAPTKMYDSVPTLSVDEAADLMVKAIIERPSRVATRLGIFAALVNAVAPKAYEVVMNTAFELFPDSAAAKGDRKALREAKPSQEQIAFAALMRGVHW from the coding sequence ATGACGTATTTCGTTACGGGCGCCACCGGTTTCATCGGCCGTTATCTGATGGCCAACCTGATGCGGCGCAAAGGCCTCATCCACGTCCTGGTCCGCAAGGAGTCGCAACGCAAGTTCGATGCGCTGGTGCGCGAGCAGGGCTGGGACGCCAAGCGCCTGGTGGTGCTGCACGGCGATGTCGGCGCCGAGTGCTGCGGCCTGGACGAGGCGCAGCGGCAGGCGCTGCGCGGCAAGGTCAAGCACTTCTTCCACCTGGCCGCGCTGTACGACCTCACCGCCAAGGCCGAGGCGCAGCGGGTGGCCAATCTCGACGGCACCCGCAACGCGCTGGAACTGGCCGCGCAGCTCGATGCGGGCATCTTCCACCACACCAGCTCGATCGCGGTGGCCGGGCTGTATCCGGGCATCTTCCGCGAGGACATGTTCGAAGAGGCCGAAGGCCTGGACGATCCCTACCTGCGCACCAAGCACGACGCCGAGGCGCTGGTGCGCGCGGAAACCCGGATCAAGTGGCGCATCTACCGCCCCGGCATGGTGGTCGGCGATTCGCGCACGGGCGCGATCGACAAGATCGACGGGCCGTATTACTTCTTTCCGCTGATCAAGAAGCTGCGCCAGCTGCTGCCGCCGTGGGCGCCGATGCTCGGCATCGAGGGCGGGCGCATCAACCTGGTGCCGGTGGATTTCGTTGCCGACGCGATGGACCACATCGCGCACAAGCCCAAGCTCGACGGCCACACCTTCCACCTCACCGATCCGGAGCCGTTGCGCGTGGGCGAGGTGCTCAACGTGTTCTGCCGCGCCGGCCACGCGCCGGAGATGACCTTGCGGGTGGACGCGCGGATGTTCGCGTTCGTGCCGTCCGGCATCCGCGCCGCGCTCGGCGGCCTGCCGCCGATCCGCCGCTTCACCGGCATGCTGCTGCGCGATTTCCGCATCCCACGCGAGGTGCTGAAATTCATCACCTACCCCACGCGCTTCGACAGCCGCGAGACCGAGCGCGCGCTCAAGGGCAGCGGCATCGCCGTGCCGCGGCTGGAAGACTACGCCTGGCGCCTGTGGGACCACTGGGAACGGCACCTGGATCCGGACCTGTTCGTCGACCGCACGCTCAAGGGCAAGGTGCGCGGCAAGGTGGTGCTGATCACCGGCGGGTCCTCCGGCATCGGCCTGGCCACCGCGCAGCGCGTGGCCGAGGCCGGCGCCACCACGATCATCGTCGCCCGCGGCGAGCAGGAGCTGTTCGCCGCGCGCGATGCGATGAACGCCAAGGGCGGCAAGGTGTTCGCCTACACCGCCGACCTGTCCGACTTGGCCGGCTGCGACGCGCTGCTCAAGACCGTGCTGGAGGCGCATGGCCACGTCGACGTGCTGATCAACAACGCCGGCCGCTCGATCCGCCGCTCGATCGAACTCAGCTACGACCGCTTCCACGATTTCGAGCGCACCATGCAGCTGAACTACTTCGGCAGCCTGCGCTTGATCATGGGCGTGCTGCCGGGCATGACCGGGCGGCGCAAGGGCCACATCATCAACGTCAGCTCGATCGGCGTGCTGGCCAATTCGCCGCGTTTCTCCGCCTACGTGGCGTCGAAGGCGGCGCTGGACGCGTGGAGCCGCTGCGCGCAGGGCGAACTGTCCGGCAAGGGCATCAGCTTCACCACGGTCAACATGCCGCTGGTGAAGACGCCGATGATCGCGCCCACCAAGATGTACGACAGCGTGCCCACGCTGAGCGTGGACGAGGCCGCGGACCTGATGGTCAAGGCGATCATCGAGCGCCCGAGCCGGGTGGCCACGCGCCTGGGCATCTTCGCCGCGCTGGTCAACGCGGTCGCGCCGAAGGCCTACGAGGTGGTGATGAACACCGCCTTCGAACTGTTCCCCGACTCGGCCGCGGCCAAGGGCGACCGCAAGGCGCTGCGCGAAGCCAAGCCGAGCCAGGAGCAGATCGCGTTTGCCGCTTTGATGCGGGGGGTGCATTGGTGA
- the hutC gene encoding histidine utilization repressor gives MSQPRPAATLNHRIRSDIEGRIRSGEWPPGHRIPFEHELMAQYACSRMTVNKVLAMLADAGMIERRRRAGSFVARPHPHMEQVALEIPDIPVEVAARGHAYRFELLERRQRAPRSELPQEAEVAAAGTLLSLHCLHFADGRPFALEERVINPVAVPEALQMDFAVTVPGSWLLQHVPWTRAEHRISAVGANPAQAARLQVAAGTACLLIDRQTWRGEQAVTFVRQVFLGDTYDLVARFSPGAR, from the coding sequence ATGAGCCAGCCCCGGCCCGCGGCGACGCTCAACCACCGCATCCGCAGCGACATCGAAGGCCGCATCCGCAGCGGCGAATGGCCGCCGGGCCATCGCATCCCGTTCGAACACGAACTGATGGCGCAGTACGCCTGCTCGCGGATGACGGTCAACAAGGTGCTGGCGATGCTCGCCGACGCCGGCATGATCGAGCGCCGGCGCCGCGCCGGCTCGTTCGTGGCGCGGCCGCATCCGCACATGGAACAGGTGGCGCTGGAGATCCCAGACATTCCGGTCGAGGTCGCCGCGCGCGGCCACGCCTACCGTTTCGAACTGCTCGAGCGGCGCCAGCGCGCGCCGCGTTCCGAGCTGCCGCAGGAGGCCGAGGTCGCTGCCGCCGGCACGCTGCTGTCGCTGCACTGCCTGCATTTCGCCGACGGGCGCCCGTTCGCGCTGGAGGAGCGGGTGATCAATCCGGTGGCGGTGCCGGAAGCGCTGCAGATGGATTTCGCGGTGACCGTGCCCGGCAGCTGGCTGCTGCAGCACGTGCCGTGGACCCGTGCCGAACACCGCATCAGCGCGGTCGGCGCCAACCCCGCGCAGGCGGCGCGCTTGCAGGTCGCGGCCGGCACCGCCTGCCTGCTGATCGACCGCCAGACCTGGCGCGGCGAACAGGCCGTCACCTTCGTGCGCCAGGTGTTCCTCGGCGACACCTACGACCTGGTCGCGCGGTTCTCGCCGGGCGCGCGCTGA